A stretch of Christensenellaceae bacterium DNA encodes these proteins:
- a CDS encoding GlcNAc-PI de-N-acetylase: MRVLAFGAHPDDIEFRCGGTLAKMAARGDEIFMCIATNGNIGSFQMGKDEIREVRHKEAQASCDLIGAHLIWLDEPDEFLFDTEKTRMKFVDAYRKARPDVVFAPPYFKDYNQDHDMTGYLAFVARVIATVKLIETEYEETASVPPLFYTQPHGINPEFHPEYFVDITDTAEMKHAMCNCHASQMGDWCRDAFGVDYLEGKERTDKYWANACGTPGVEYVEVFSLCKTWPIKAGAHKLLP; the protein is encoded by the coding sequence ATGAGAGTATTGGCATTTGGAGCACATCCGGACGATATAGAATTCCGGTGCGGGGGAACTCTTGCCAAGATGGCGGCAAGGGGAGATGAAATTTTTATGTGTATTGCCACAAACGGCAATATCGGTTCTTTCCAGATGGGAAAAGACGAAATCAGGGAAGTGCGCCATAAAGAAGCGCAGGCCTCGTGCGACCTGATCGGCGCGCACCTGATCTGGCTCGACGAACCGGACGAATTTTTGTTCGACACCGAAAAAACGCGTATGAAATTTGTGGACGCGTACCGAAAGGCGCGGCCGGACGTGGTTTTCGCGCCGCCGTATTTCAAGGATTATAATCAGGATCACGATATGACGGGATACCTCGCGTTTGTCGCGCGGGTGATCGCGACAGTGAAGCTGATTGAAACGGAATATGAGGAAACTGCCAGTGTGCCGCCGCTTTTCTACACACAGCCGCACGGTATCAATCCGGAATTCCATCCGGAATATTTTGTGGACATCACGGATACTGCGGAAATGAAACATGCTATGTGCAACTGTCATGCGTCGCAAATGGGCGATTGGTGCAGGGACGCGTTTGGCGTGGATTATCTGGAGGGCAAGGAGAGAACGGATAAGTATTGGGCAAATGCCTGCGGTACGCCCGGCGTGGAATATGTCGAGGTGTTTTCGCTGTGTAAAACGTGGCCGATTAAGGCAGGCGCGCATAAGCTGCTTCCATAA
- a CDS encoding GlcNAc-PI de-N-acetylase: MRVLFMGAHPDDCEYYCAGTLAKYAKMGHEVTIAIATNGNIGSMTAKTKDEVAQIRYKEALDACAVIGAKLIWMGFDDEYLIDSREVRDAFIDAVREARPDVIFTTWKMSDYNPDHDINGYMAFIARINASIKLIKTKHEATEKIPVMFFCPPTGQMEFMPDYYVNISEEMETKITMWKRHKSQNEEWCGDIFGVDVLKGMIRTCEHFAYQTGSGIKYAEGFKLCKTWPIGAAEPHKLLP; encoded by the coding sequence ATGCGGGTACTCTTTATGGGCGCGCATCCGGATGATTGCGAATATTATTGCGCGGGTACGCTTGCAAAATATGCTAAAATGGGACATGAAGTAACGATCGCGATTGCTACCAACGGTAATATTGGTTCCATGACTGCAAAAACAAAGGATGAAGTAGCGCAAATCAGGTACAAAGAGGCGCTTGACGCATGCGCGGTGATTGGGGCAAAACTTATTTGGATGGGCTTTGACGACGAATACCTGATCGATTCGCGGGAAGTACGGGACGCTTTTATAGACGCGGTACGCGAAGCGCGGCCGGACGTTATTTTTACGACATGGAAAATGAGCGATTATAATCCGGACCACGATATTAACGGATATATGGCGTTTATTGCAAGGATTAACGCATCCATCAAGCTGATTAAGACAAAACACGAAGCAACGGAAAAAATACCGGTTATGTTCTTTTGTCCGCCGACAGGGCAAATGGAGTTCATGCCGGACTATTATGTTAATATCTCGGAAGAGATGGAAACAAAGATAACAATGTGGAAACGGCATAAATCCCAGAACGAGGAATGGTGCGGCGATATTTTCGGCGTGGACGTGTTAAAGGGAATGATACGTACATGCGAGCATTTTGCTTACCAGACCGGATCGGGAATAAAATATGCAGAAGGATTCAAGCTATGTAAAACATGGCCGATCGGTGCGGCGGAGCCTCATAAGCTGTTACCGTAA
- a CDS encoding exported protein translates to MRASEKLKRKNARNGKKQYALNILLVVILVSALLFTGAYGGMRKVTDNDVFASGTVVDGFEVGGQTLMQAQEQVLEKQRRELDDIKIKVTYNGDVQEFTADDLGVSGNAAEVLRQAFDYSRSGNVFIDYDRTHEGQRVQSGIAIDKAVLEENVKAFLSGNDTKPVEATAKFDLSTHKFTYTKSKVGSMADAEAVCAQIEDNLENGDYRDVNVTGQRLNPEITEEELKQNTVLIGRCETVATDNPNRDVNIQLMCKALNGLILQPGETLSINELVGERTAEKGFKAAPAITDGKKLTDELGGGICQVAGTLYNAALLADMEIVERVHHSWPSAYLPIGLDATLNWDDKDLKLKNTSEYPMCLGADFYKHSVIIEIYGQPSEYDIEIENNILEEIDVPKPEIIYTDEMPAGERKTTVTGRKGYEVEVYRNYLKDGEIVKSEKISHDYFHEIKGTVLEGTNKQDK, encoded by the coding sequence ATGAGGGCGTCGGAAAAGCTGAAACGCAAAAATGCGCGCAACGGTAAAAAGCAATATGCGCTGAATATTCTGCTGGTGGTTATTTTGGTATCCGCTTTGCTCTTTACGGGGGCATATGGCGGAATGCGCAAGGTTACGGACAACGACGTATTCGCGTCGGGAACGGTCGTGGATGGATTTGAGGTTGGGGGGCAGACGCTCATGCAGGCGCAGGAGCAGGTCCTGGAAAAACAACGCAGGGAACTTGACGATATTAAAATAAAAGTCACCTATAACGGGGATGTCCAAGAGTTCACCGCGGATGACTTGGGCGTTTCCGGCAATGCGGCGGAGGTGCTTCGGCAAGCTTTCGATTATTCGCGGAGCGGCAACGTATTTATAGATTACGACCGTACGCACGAGGGACAACGAGTACAGAGCGGTATCGCCATTGACAAGGCTGTGCTTGAGGAAAACGTTAAGGCTTTTCTCAGCGGGAATGATACGAAACCCGTAGAAGCAACAGCAAAATTCGATTTGTCTACGCACAAATTTACGTATACAAAAAGCAAGGTCGGTTCTATGGCAGACGCGGAAGCCGTGTGCGCGCAGATCGAAGATAATCTAGAAAACGGAGACTATAGAGACGTCAATGTAACCGGACAACGCCTTAATCCGGAGATAACGGAAGAGGAGCTCAAACAAAATACAGTACTGATCGGACGCTGCGAAACGGTCGCCACGGATAATCCGAACCGCGACGTCAATATACAGCTGATGTGCAAGGCCCTGAACGGACTTATCCTGCAGCCGGGAGAAACGCTTTCCATCAATGAACTGGTAGGAGAGCGTACTGCCGAAAAAGGGTTTAAGGCCGCGCCTGCAATTACGGACGGCAAAAAGCTGACGGATGAACTTGGGGGAGGAATCTGCCAGGTTGCGGGGACGCTGTATAACGCAGCTTTGCTGGCGGATATGGAAATCGTGGAACGGGTGCACCATTCCTGGCCGTCGGCGTATCTGCCCATTGGGCTGGACGCGACACTGAACTGGGACGACAAAGACCTGAAGCTTAAAAACACGAGCGAATATCCGATGTGCCTGGGAGCGGATTTTTATAAGCATTCGGTGATTATCGAAATATACGGTCAGCCGAGCGAATATGATATTGAGATCGAAAACAACATTCTGGAGGAGATCGATGTGCCGAAGCCGGAAATCATTTATACGGACGAAATGCCGGCAGGGGAACGAAAGACGACGGTCACCGGCCGCAAGGGCTATGAGGTAGAAGTTTACCGTAATTATTTGAAAGACGGCGAGATTGTGAAGAGCGAAAAAATTTCGCACGATTATTTCCATGAAATCAAGGGCACGGTACTTGAGGGAACGAATAAGCAAGACAAATAA